In Puniceicoccaceae bacterium, the genomic stretch TGTGCAGCCGCACTCCGGTGCCGACGCCAATATGGTCGCCTTCTGGGGCATCTTGCAGGCCAAGGTTCAAGTGCCCGCAATGGAAGAGATGGGAGTCAAGGATCCCGGCCAACTCAGCCATGAGGACTGGAGCCGCATTCGCACGAAACTGGGTAACCAGCGCCTGCTCGGACTCAATCTCGCCGCTGGTGGTCACCTCACCCACGGCTTCCGACAGAATGTCTCGGGCAAGATGTTCGACGCCTACGCCTATGGCGTGAGCGAAAAAGACGGGCTGCTCGACTACGATGCGATTGCAGAACAGGCACGCGAGGTCAAGCCACTCATCCTGCTCGCTGGCTACAGCGCGTATCCGCGCCGGGTAAATTTCAAACGCATGCGCGAAATCGCAGACGAGGTCGGTGCAGTGCTCATGGTAGACATGGCACACTTTGCCGGACTCGTCGCTGGAGGAGTCTTTCAGGGTGACTTTCACCCGCTGCCGCACGCACATGTAGTGACATCCACCACCCACAAAACCCTGCGCGGTCCACGCGGAGGTATCGTGCTATCCACAAAGGAACTTGGCACCTACATGGACAAGGGGTGCCCCTTCGTGCTCGGAGGACCGCTGCCCCACGTCATGGCCGCCAAGGCCGTGGCCTTCCGCGAGGCGAATCAGCCTGCCTTCAAACAATATGCAAAGCGCATTGTCGAAAACGCCCAGGCCTTTGCCCAGGCTTGCAATGACGAGGGTATGACCGTTGTCTCCGGTGGCACGGACAATCACCTGCTGCTCATCGATGTCACCCCAATGGGACTCACCGGTCGCCAGGCTGCAGCAGCATTGGTGCAGTGCGGAATCACACTCAACAAAAACGCGATTCCGTTCGATCCGCTTTCCCCGATGATCACCAGTGGTTTGCGCATCGGCACGCCCGCCGTAACCACTCTGGGCATGGGCGTATCCGAAATGAAGGAAATCGCCTCCATCATTCGCTTTGTGCTCAGTCACACTGAGGCCGACACAGTGAAGTCGGGCAAAAACGCTGGCAGTCCAAGCAAGATCGCTCACGTCATCAACTCGGCCACGGTTACCGAAGCGCGTCATCGCGTCAAGGCACTGCTCAATCACTTCCCACTGTATCCCGAGCTGGATCTACCCTTCCTGCAGCAGCATTTCGGGTGACCGAAGTCATTGGAGGCCCGTGTTGATCACGGGCCGTACTTTTTCGTATCTGCGAACAGGGAATAGCACACGGGGATAAAGAGGTGCGTCAATTCCGATTCAACACGGGTATTTCAAGCGATGCCACACCACTGAGAACGGTATTTTGGGTCGCCTCAACATCCTCGACACTGGCGGCACTAAACAGTCCCTGATCACGCTCATCAGACTCGCCCGCCTGCTCCGCGATCTCGCGCAATGCCTCCATCTGCATCTGCATTGCTTTTGCCGCCACCTTGATATCCTGCGGTGACGGGTCCGCCGGAGCCATGGCTGCGCGCTGGATCTGTTTTGCCTTTTCCAAGGTGCGTTCCGGGGTGCTGCCCGGTGATGTATCGATGTTCACGTGGCCACCAATCGCATAGGCTTTGCCATCAGGTCCGGTCTGAAACTGATACTGTGCCCCTCCCGTCGCCAGCGACCCGGCAGCCGCAAGATGCGCTTGCTCGTGCTGACGTACTTCCCGGTCCCGTTGCTGCAACTCCTGCACTTCCTGCTGTTCCTCCTCCGTCAACTCGTATGACGAGGAGGATTCGCCTGCTGCGTCAGGTTCCAGTGTCGCCTCTGCATTGGGAGCACGTCCTTCAGTTCTACGCTCGCGGGAATCGATTTCCTCTTCCTGCACGCGTTTAACTGGTTCCCGTTGAAGCGTGGCAAGATAACCCCGCACATCAGCTGTTGAACTCAGTGCAACTGCGGTGGATTGAGAAGCTGAGGCACTTTCCACACTCGTTTCAACCTGCAGTCCGGCCATGCTCTGGCTCTCAGCTCTCCCGCTTTCTGTCGTTGTGTCAGTACGCAACATCGCATTCGCGGTATCTGGATTACCGCGAGAATATGTGATGGTTGCTGCGTTGAATGCTGCAATCTCCATAATGCGCGCTGACAGATCTGAACATCGGCACTGCAGACCCAAACTTTAGAAGCATGGCGCAACAGAGCCTGCCAAGGCAGAACTCGACAGGAGTTGGGGCAGGCTATCGAGACGAAGGACTAACCCCGTGGGCGTGAGGTGACTAAACAGTCACAAACCCAGGCGATCCAGCATG encodes the following:
- a CDS encoding glycine hydroxymethyltransferase, giving the protein MSTSPLNAYLQRTSAEHIEPAFVAYLANLTMVSRVAPEISRAIVKELNDQRSNLKLIASENYCSLSTQLAMGNLLTDKYAEGFPGARFYEGCDNVDDVEALACAEACKLFGAEHAYVQPHSGADANMVAFWGILQAKVQVPAMEEMGVKDPGQLSHEDWSRIRTKLGNQRLLGLNLAAGGHLTHGFRQNVSGKMFDAYAYGVSEKDGLLDYDAIAEQAREVKPLILLAGYSAYPRRVNFKRMREIADEVGAVLMVDMAHFAGLVAGGVFQGDFHPLPHAHVVTSTTHKTLRGPRGGIVLSTKELGTYMDKGCPFVLGGPLPHVMAAKAVAFREANQPAFKQYAKRIVENAQAFAQACNDEGMTVVSGGTDNHLLLIDVTPMGLTGRQAAAALVQCGITLNKNAIPFDPLSPMITSGLRIGTPAVTTLGMGVSEMKEIASIIRFVLSHTEADTVKSGKNAGSPSKIAHVINSATVTEARHRVKALLNHFPLYPELDLPFLQQHFG
- a CDS encoding putative metalloprotease CJM1_0395 family protein codes for the protein MLRTDTTTESGRAESQSMAGLQVETSVESASASQSTAVALSSTADVRGYLATLQREPVKRVQEEEIDSRERRTEGRAPNAEATLEPDAAGESSSSYELTEEEQQEVQELQQRDREVRQHEQAHLAAAGSLATGGAQYQFQTGPDGKAYAIGGHVNIDTSPGSTPERTLEKAKQIQRAAMAPADPSPQDIKVAAKAMQMQMEALREIAEQAGESDERDQGLFSAASVEDVEATQNTVLSGVASLEIPVLNRN